From a region of the Geothrix sp. 21YS21S-2 genome:
- a CDS encoding ABC transporter ATP-binding protein, protein MLAFEELEVRYGPVVALRGVTLELEPGIIGLLGPNGSGKSTLLKTLLGLLRPAGGRGEVLGVPLGSPDAAKLRSRIGYMPEYDALIEDASAYEQVAFWGELSGLSARQSRDRSHEVLYFVGLDESRYRNVSGYSTGMRQRVKLAQALVHSPELVFLDEPTNGLDPDGRTRMLDLVLKVRAELDTSVVLASHLLLDVERVADQLVILDKGEVKASGSMAGLRRMLARRFELRFLDPLAPGQEAELGQLGTVLEARNGLYDVELADPDPVAAFRWAQARNATLVQLTPRHDRLDEVLIRALRPA, encoded by the coding sequence TTGCTCGCATTCGAAGAACTGGAAGTTCGGTACGGACCGGTGGTCGCCCTTCGCGGGGTGACCCTGGAGCTGGAGCCGGGGATCATCGGTCTCCTCGGCCCCAACGGCTCGGGCAAGTCCACGCTCCTCAAGACGCTGCTGGGCCTGTTGCGGCCCGCAGGGGGCCGGGGCGAGGTGCTGGGCGTGCCCCTGGGCAGTCCCGATGCGGCGAAGTTGCGTTCCCGCATCGGGTACATGCCCGAGTACGACGCCCTCATCGAGGACGCCTCGGCCTACGAGCAGGTGGCCTTCTGGGGCGAGCTGAGCGGCCTCTCCGCCCGCCAGTCCCGGGACCGCTCGCACGAGGTGCTCTACTTCGTGGGGCTGGACGAGTCCCGCTACCGCAACGTCTCCGGGTACTCCACGGGCATGCGCCAGCGGGTGAAGCTGGCCCAGGCCCTGGTCCACTCGCCCGAACTGGTCTTCCTGGACGAGCCCACCAACGGCCTGGATCCCGACGGCCGCACCCGCATGCTGGACCTGGTGCTGAAGGTTCGCGCCGAGCTCGACACCAGCGTCGTGCTGGCCAGCCACCTGCTGCTGGACGTGGAGCGGGTGGCGGACCAGCTGGTGATCCTGGACAAGGGCGAAGTGAAGGCCAGCGGCAGCATGGCGGGCCTGCGCAGGATGCTGGCCCGGCGCTTCGAGCTGCGGTTCCTGGATCCGCTGGCGCCTGGGCAGGAGGCCGAACTGGGCCAGCTGGGCACCGTGCTGGAGGCCCGCAACGGGCTCTACGACGTGGAGCTGGCGGACCCCGATCCCGTGGCCGCCTTCCGGTGGGCCCAGGCGAGGAACGCCACCCTGGTGCAGCTCACCCCCAGGCATGACCGCCTCGACGAAGTCCTGATCCGCGCCCTGAGGCCCGCCTGA
- a CDS encoding ABC transporter ATP-binding protein, with amino-acid sequence MISLQRASLRYGDILGLSPTSFDLGPGGGITGLLGPNGAGKSSLIQLLCGLLPPSGGEVRVFGEAPYRNPAVLSRLGLVPEGDRFPGGMRADRWLRMMGQLSGLQGRALDLALQRALAITGMESRARQPFTSMSKGMRQRIRLAQALLHEPSLLILDEPFNGLDPEARLQLMDLLRMLAGGGARIIVSSHILGEVAQLTDRILLLFRGRLLAEGSVPEIRELLDRHPVELRVTAPSATAVARWAVEQGELVALRMEEGGAVLAVRNPRTFLPRLQEAVVEGRLPLAALDPLDLNLDAVFQFLTKDHQ; translated from the coding sequence ATGATCTCCCTCCAGCGCGCCTCCCTCCGCTACGGCGACATCCTCGGCCTTTCCCCCACCAGCTTCGACCTGGGACCCGGGGGCGGCATCACCGGCCTCCTGGGCCCCAACGGCGCCGGCAAGTCCAGCCTCATCCAGCTCCTGTGCGGGCTCCTGCCGCCCTCGGGCGGCGAGGTGAGGGTGTTCGGCGAGGCGCCCTACCGCAACCCCGCCGTGCTCTCCCGCCTGGGCCTGGTGCCCGAGGGGGACCGCTTCCCGGGCGGCATGCGCGCGGACCGGTGGCTGCGCATGATGGGCCAGCTCTCCGGCCTCCAGGGCCGCGCCCTGGACCTGGCCCTCCAGCGCGCCCTGGCCATCACCGGCATGGAGAGCCGGGCGCGCCAGCCCTTCACCTCCATGTCCAAGGGCATGCGCCAGCGCATCCGCCTGGCCCAGGCCCTGCTCCACGAGCCCTCGCTCCTCATCCTGGACGAGCCCTTCAACGGCCTGGATCCCGAGGCCCGGCTCCAGCTCATGGACCTCCTGCGCATGCTGGCCGGGGGCGGCGCCCGCATCATCGTCTCCAGCCACATCCTGGGCGAGGTGGCCCAGCTCACCGACCGCATCCTCCTGCTCTTCCGCGGCCGGCTCCTGGCCGAGGGCAGCGTGCCCGAGATCCGCGAGCTGCTGGACCGGCACCCGGTGGAGCTGCGGGTCACCGCCCCCTCCGCCACCGCCGTGGCCCGGTGGGCCGTGGAGCAGGGCGAGCTGGTGGCCCTGCGCATGGAGGAGGGCGGAGCCGTCCTGGCCGTGCGCAACCCCAGGACCTTCCTCCCCCGGCTCCAGGAGGCCGTGGTGGAAGGGCGCCTGCCCCTGGCCGCCCTGGATCCCCTGGATCTCAACCTGGACGCGGTCTTCCAGTTCCTCACCAAGGACCACCAATGA